In Candidatus Paceibacterota bacterium, the sequence CCTGTCATCTTCTTGTAAACTTTCCAGTCATACGCATCATCCGGAGGCAGATCAACAATAGCATTGCCCGGCTCGGGCTTTTCTATAACAGCTGTTTCCATCGTGGCACGCCCTGAAGCAGTTCGTTGTTTTGGAATAACAACAGTTTCCTTTGTTGCATTTTCTCTTTCCACTTCCTTGGTATGTCTCTCTAAATCTTCATCTGTTGGCTCCGAGTGAACATGTCCAGATGGCTGTAAAAGCGGATTTGCCTTCAAAAGTTCATCTTCATTTTGAAAATTTTCCATATAAATAAAGGTTACTTGTTTACAAGTATTATATCGGCAGATATTCAAAAAAGATAGCGCTCCTAGAGCCTATTTGGTGAGTATTTCAGGCTTTCCCTCTGTGATAAGAATGGTGTGTTCAAAGTGAGCTCCGCGCTTGCCGTCCCGCGTTTTATAGGTAAATCCATCTTCTGCAAGCTTAATATCGGCTGTTCCTTCATTAAGCATCGGTTCTATGGCAATCACCATGCCAGGGAAAAGCTTCTCTCCTGTGCCCTTTTTGCCGTAATTGGGGATGTAGGGGTCCTCGTGCACTTTATAACCAACTCCATGTCCCGCAAGCTCTCGGATAATGCCAAATTTGTAAGGCTTCACGTATTCCTCAATTGCAAAACCAATATCTCCCGTTGTGTTTCCGTTTTTACATTCTTTGATACCGATCTCCAGAGCTTTTTTGGTAACGCTCAAAAGTTTTTTCGCAACAGCATCAACTTTTCCGACAGCCACCGTGACAGCAGAATCAGTGTAAAGTCCTTTGTGAATAATTCCATAATCGAGACTTACGACATCTCCTTCTTTAATAACCTTACCTTCGCCAGTCGCAGGGCTATGCACCACTTCGTCGTTAATAGAAAGACAGAGTCCTGCTGGATATGGAACTTTATCGTGTTTGGACATGTGACCGAGAAATGCGGGTTTGTCTCCCCCTTCTTCGGTGAGCTTTCGGGCAAAATCTTCAAGCTCCTGCCCGGTTACTCCCGGAGCAACTTTCTTCTGAAGTTCTTTTAAAATGAAAGCAAGACGCTTTCCACCTTCGCGCAGGTATTCGATATCTTTTTCTGTCTTTTTTGTAACCATCAGGGTAGCTTGTAGCTTTTAGCTGGTAGCTATTAGCTTAAAATCAAATACGGAGACCTTTGAGAATATCTGCCTGCACTTTTTCGATCGGCTGTTCGCCATTTATTTCAAGAAAATGGTAATTCTTTTTCTTTTTGAAAAACTCGACAACAGGAAGCACTTCAGTTTCATACCATGCAAGCCTTTTGTTAATGCTATCTTTCTTATCATCTCCTCGCGCTCTCTCCATGAGTCGCTCGCGTGCCCAATTTTCGCTGACATTCAAAAATATAACTGCAGGATTTTCTCGTTTATAAAATTCAAGCGCAAGATTCAAAACTTCCGCTTCAAACAGCTTTCGTGGAGCACCATCGAGAACAAGGTGCACATCAGGAGTCAGATTTTCGATAAGAGAACTCGCCCAATTCCAAATAGCAAGAAATTCAGGCTGAAGCCCCCCTTCCTCAATGATCTGTCGAGAAAGCCCGCTAGTGTAGCCTTTTGACTGAATGAATTCGCGGAATTTCTTGCCAGTCTCGAGATGATAGCCATTGAGACCAGTTTTTTCTTTGAGGTGCGCCAAAAGAAGGTCAGCTTGAGTGCCCTTTCCACAGCCAGATCGGCCAATCATAATGAATGTCTTGGGTGCCATAATACGGCTTATAGTAGCAAAAAACAGCCTAATTAAAAAGAGCGGTGGATTTCTCACCACCGCCCTCACTCGCCAAGTCGAAACCATAGGTTCGTTCTTCTGGGGCACCTGGCGTGCCCTTGGAGAAAATTCTCCACCTGTCGTTTTCCTGGAAAACAAAATCCAGGGAGATGCCTTTAGACGTTCCCGGGGGAGACAACAGCAATTCCCGCTTCCACTTACACGCGCTTCTATGCCAACCGGTTTGGTGACCTCCGCGCGCGACACTAATTTTTCTTTACCGGAGAACGTTGCCCCCATTTGACAAGGCTTTTGAATCCCTCAGATTTTCGCCTGGAGAGACCCACTGGGAGCTCGCTGAAAGCCGGATTTTCAGGCGATTCTCGTAATCGTGATGCACCTCCTTTCTTTGCGGCCAGATTTCATCCTACCACTAACGACGAAAGAGGCAACAAAAAATTTCGCGACCACGCTGTAGTGAACCTACTGCACGGAAGCGAAATTTTTTGGTAACGATGAAATTCGCCAGATTCGAGCTTTTAATATTCGCGCATACTGATTTGAGCGTCTACTTTTTTCATCAAGTCGAGAACTACAGAAACAACAATGAGAAGCGCAGTACCTCCAATAGCAAGAGATTGAATTCCTGTGAGGGCCTGCATTGCGAGCGGAAGCACAGCAATAATACCGAGGAAAAGTGCGCCGAAAAGCGTGAGACGATTCAAGATTTTATAAATATGCGCTGAAGTGGATTGTCCTGGGCGAACTCCTGGAATGAACGCGCCGTTCTTCTGGAGATTTTCTGAAATAGAATCTGGATCGAAAGTAACTGCTGTGTAGAAATAAGTAAAGAGAAATACGAGGATGAAATACGCAAGCGCATAAATCCACTTGTTTGCGATAACAGCAAGGACGAATGTACCAATAGCGCTTATCGTCGCGTTCCCTGTCGAAGAAAGGAAATTGAAAATCATCTGTGGGAAGAGCAAAATTGAAAGTGCGAAAATAATTGGAATAACTCCAGCTTGATTCAATCGAAGAGGAAGATATGTCGAAGTTCCTCCATACACTTTCATTCCACGGACTCGCTTTGCATACGTGACTGGAATTGGCCGTTCGCCTTCAGTAATGATGACGACACCAAAGATAATCGCTACGGCGGCAGCCAAGAAACCGATATAGACAGGAATTTGTGAAGCATCGAAAGAAACAAGCGCTTGGCTCATTGCTGTTGGGATTCTTGCCACGATTCCGGCAAAGATGATGAGCGAAACTCCGTTTCCAATTCCAAATTCAGTGATAAGTTCTCCGATCCACATGAGAAGGACAGAGCCTCCGGCAATGACGATAACATTTACGGCCAGAGCAAAACCTCCGAGAGACGGCACAATTCCCTGCTTCTGAAGAAGGAGGAGAAAGCCGAACGCCTGGAGAAATGCGAGCGGTACGCCGACAAGACGGGAGTACTGTGCAAATTTTGCGCGTCCTGCTTCACCCTCTTCCTGATACATCGCCTTGAGCTTCGGCACCATCATGGTCAAAAGCTGCATGATGATAGATGCAGTGATGTACGGACCGACTCCGAGCATAATGAGAGAAAGGTTTGAAAGCCCACCTCCAGAAAATACATTCAAAAGTCCCAAAAACTGGCTGTTTGCGAAGAAAGCTTGCAGTCGCGCGACGTCAATTCCAGGAATTGGGATGTTTGCGAGCAGTCGAAAGATAATCAAAGCACCGAGTGTAAAGAGTACTCGATTTCTAATGCTCTTATCCGCGATAATGAGCTTTAATTTGGAGAAGAAATTATCCATTGTGTGAAAAACTTATTTTTTAACGGCAACTTTTTCCTTCGCTGGAGCCTTTTCTTTTGCGGGAGCTGGTTTTGCCTTTGCGGGAGCCTTCGCTTTTGGAGCTTCTTTTACAACTACTTTAATAGGAGCACGCTTTGGAAGCTGAACGAGAAGTGCGGGTGCTGTCCCTCCAGCCTTTTCAATTTTTGCCTTCGCTCCGGCTGAAATCTCGCATCCTTCTACTGTAACACGCTTTGTGATTTCCCCCATAGAAAGAATTTTTACGAGAGGAAGATTTCCTTTTACAAGAGGAACTACACCTTTTTCAAGAAGCGTCTTTGGAGAAACTACTTCTCCAGCATTGTAGCCTACTTCGATAAGATCGAGGTTGATTGGGTATACTTTTCGGAAATCGATCGTTTTGTTGCTGTTCTTCCCTCTTCCTCGCATCTTTGGAAGCTTTTTGATGAGGTCTCGAAGCTCTGGTCGTCTCTTGTTTCCCGCTCGAGCAGTCTGTCCCTTGCCTCCTCGGCCAGATGTTTTTCCGCGCTTCCCCCCTCGCCCTACTTGATAGTGCGTGATAAGCTCATGAACTCTTTTTAGATTATGGGTTTGCATGCTATTTTTTGAAATTATCGCTGTTCTTTCTGAAGTGTCGGTGCAGCAAGAACTTTCTTTGTCTTATCTCTAAACTCTGACAATGCCATGATCGCAACCTGCGCATTATTCAAATGATTCTTACTTCGGGAAAGAATTTTCGCGCTGATGTCGGTGATACCTGCAAGCTCGATAACGTTTCGTACAGAGCTTCCTGCTGAAACTCCTCGTCCTCGTGCTGGCTTCAAAACAACTCGTGAAGCATTGAACTTTGCATCAACTTCGTGCGGAATAGACATAGTCTTTGTGAGCGCGAGCTTGATCATATGCTTCTTTGCATTTCGGACAGCTTTGTCGATTGCAAGCGATGTATCTGCTCCTTTTCCAATTCCTACTCCCACAGAGCCTTTTCGGTTTCCTGCAACAAGCGCCACAGAGAAGCTGAATCGTCGTCCTCCGGAAGCAACTCGAGTCACACGTCGAATAGAAATGATTTTCTGATCAAATTCTGGCTTTGTGCGTCCGCCATCTCGTCCTCCCGGCTTTCGGGTATTTCGTCGAGGATTCTTTTCAAAAGTTCTCTGACCGCCTTGAGGTCGTGCACCGCCTCGTGGCATTGGAGCGCCGCTCATTGGAGCACCTGCTACAGGAGCTTGTGGAGCTGTAGGTGCTACTGGAGCTGTATTTGGTTGTGTATTTTCGTCTGACATATGTTTAATTAAAATATCAATCCCCCTTCACGAGCTCCGTCTGCAAGAGCTTTAATTTTGCCTTGATAAACGAAACCTCCTCGGTCAAAAACGACTTTCGTCACTCCCTTTGCTTTTGCGATCTTTGCCAATTCTTTTCCAATTTCAATTGCCTGTTCAGAAATTTTCTTCTTTGAATCTTTCAAATTGAGAGACGAAAAGACAGCGAGCGTTTTCTGTGAGTCATCATCAATAAGCTGTGCATAGAGATGCTTGTTTGATTTGAAAACCGAAAGACGAGGCTTCTCTGCGCTTCCGGAGACGGAGCTGCGGATCTTCTTGTGTCGTCGAATTCTCTTTTCTGATTTTGTGTTAGCAGATTTCATGGAAATTATGTTGTCTTCTTACCAGCCTTGCGTCGGATAACTTCATCGCTGTATCGGATTCCTTTTCCTTTGTATGGTTCAGGCTTTTTCAAATCTCGCACTTTCGCAGTAAAGTGTCCTACCATTTCGACATCATTGCCAGAAATAGTGAGATTTCCTTTTTCAGCAACCACTTTCAATCCTTTTGGAATTTTGAGTTTCACTGGATGAGAAAATCCGAGAGCCAAATTGAGTTCCTCTCCCTTCACATCCCACTTGTATCCCACTCCTTCGATGATGAGCTTCTTCTGGAAAGGTGTATGAACACCTTTGATCATGTTGGTGAGGTGCGCAGAGTAAGTACCCCAAAGAGCTCCTGAATCTTCGCCGACTGGAGTCAAAGTGATTTTGCCATCAGCCAAAGCAATCTTTACATCACTGTGTTTGAAAGGACGTGAAAGTTCTCCAAGAGGGCCTTTGACGGACATAACACCAGTACCGATCTTCACTTCGGTCTTTTCTGGAACTGATATTACTTTTTTACCTATACGTGACATATTTTTTTAAAATTTGTTAAATTGTGAGCAATTCGAGGCGGGAGGGAGAAGTGCGACCGAGCTGTAGATGACCTACTGCGAGGAAGCCTTCGACCCGAACCAACGAAGAAGTGCTCCGATTTTACGAATTTTTTACCATATTTCGAAAAGTGCTTCACCTCCAACTTTCTCCTTTCGTGCTTCAACATCAGAAAGAATTCCTTTTGGAGTCGTGAGCACCATCATTCCGTGTCCCTGCTTCACTCGTCGAATATCAGCTACGCCTTTGTATTGTCGCGAAGAAACATGAGAAAGTCTTTTTACTCCGCTGATTCGTGGCATCCCTTCCTTCTTTGCAAGAACAACATCCAAAAATTTATTTACTTTCTTTCCTCGCTTGGTGAAAGAAGCGATGTAACCGCTCTTTGCGAGAAGTTCCAAAATTGAAGCTTTCAAATCAGAATGAGAAACAGAAAGAGTTTCCTTGCCGGCGTCTCCTGCGTTTTTGAGTTGAATTAT encodes:
- the map gene encoding type I methionyl aminopeptidase codes for the protein MVTKKTEKDIEYLREGGKRLAFILKELQKKVAPGVTGQELEDFARKLTEEGGDKPAFLGHMSKHDKVPYPAGLCLSINDEVVHSPATGEGKVIKEGDVVSLDYGIIHKGLYTDSAVTVAVGKVDAVAKKLLSVTKKALEIGIKECKNGNTTGDIGFAIEEYVKPYKFGIIRELAGHGVGYKVHEDPYIPNYGKKGTGEKLFPGMVIAIEPMLNEGTADIKLAEDGFTYKTRDGKRGAHFEHTILITEGKPEILTK
- a CDS encoding nucleoside monophosphate kinase, with the protein product MAPKTFIMIGRSGCGKGTQADLLLAHLKEKTGLNGYHLETGKKFREFIQSKGYTSGLSRQIIEEGGLQPEFLAIWNWASSLIENLTPDVHLVLDGAPRKLFEAEVLNLALEFYKRENPAVIFLNVSENWARERLMERARGDDKKDSINKRLAWYETEVLPVVEFFKKKKNYHFLEINGEQPIEKVQADILKGLRI
- the secY gene encoding preprotein translocase subunit SecY, with product MDNFFSKLKLIIADKSIRNRVLFTLGALIIFRLLANIPIPGIDVARLQAFFANSQFLGLLNVFSGGGLSNLSLIMLGVGPYITASIIMQLLTMMVPKLKAMYQEEGEAGRAKFAQYSRLVGVPLAFLQAFGFLLLLQKQGIVPSLGGFALAVNVIVIAGGSVLLMWIGELITEFGIGNGVSLIIFAGIVARIPTAMSQALVSFDASQIPVYIGFLAAAVAIIFGVVIITEGERPIPVTYAKRVRGMKVYGGTSTYLPLRLNQAGVIPIIFALSILLFPQMIFNFLSSTGNATISAIGTFVLAVIANKWIYALAYFILVFLFTYFYTAVTFDPDSISENLQKNGAFIPGVRPGQSTSAHIYKILNRLTLFGALFLGIIAVLPLAMQALTGIQSLAIGGTALLIVVSVVLDLMKKVDAQISMREY
- a CDS encoding uL15 family ribosomal protein, whose protein sequence is MQTHNLKRVHELITHYQVGRGGKRGKTSGRGGKGQTARAGNKRRPELRDLIKKLPKMRGRGKNSNKTIDFRKVYPINLDLIEVGYNAGEVVSPKTLLEKGVVPLVKGNLPLVKILSMGEITKRVTVEGCEISAGAKAKIEKAGGTAPALLVQLPKRAPIKVVVKEAPKAKAPAKAKPAPAKEKAPAKEKVAVKK
- a CDS encoding 30S ribosomal protein S5, which codes for MSDENTQPNTAPVAPTAPQAPVAGAPMSGAPMPRGGARPQGGQRTFEKNPRRNTRKPGGRDGGRTKPEFDQKIISIRRVTRVASGGRRFSFSVALVAGNRKGSVGVGIGKGADTSLAIDKAVRNAKKHMIKLALTKTMSIPHEVDAKFNASRVVLKPARGRGVSAGSSVRNVIELAGITDISAKILSRSKNHLNNAQVAIMALSEFRDKTKKVLAAPTLQKEQR
- the rplR gene encoding 50S ribosomal protein L18 — its product is MKSANTKSEKRIRRHKKIRSSVSGSAEKPRLSVFKSNKHLYAQLIDDDSQKTLAVFSSLNLKDSKKKISEQAIEIGKELAKIAKAKGVTKVVFDRGGFVYQGKIKALADGAREGGLIF
- the rplF gene encoding 50S ribosomal protein L6, giving the protein MSRIGKKVISVPEKTEVKIGTGVMSVKGPLGELSRPFKHSDVKIALADGKITLTPVGEDSGALWGTYSAHLTNMIKGVHTPFQKKLIIEGVGYKWDVKGEELNLALGFSHPVKLKIPKGLKVVAEKGNLTISGNDVEMVGHFTAKVRDLKKPEPYKGKGIRYSDEVIRRKAGKKTT
- the rpsH gene encoding 30S ribosomal protein S8, producing the protein IIQLKNAGDAGKETLSVSHSDLKASILELLAKSGYIASFTKRGKKVNKFLDVVLAKKEGMPRISGVKRLSHVSSRQYKGVADIRRVKQGHGMMVLTTPKGILSDVEARKEKVGGEALFEIW